A stretch of Gemmatimonadota bacterium DNA encodes these proteins:
- a CDS encoding tetratricopeptide repeat protein has protein sequence MRSSAILLLAVLLSAPVQSQARLGAVERRPRLAADADTNDANAYFAHGARILEEKPAEAAQAFYWAARLDPSSADALDGRRAAMIMRRPATLKMHIEGGRRARESKELKALDSLALRALRLDPLYYRKYDHTMLMTYYRTLMRADYPTASPMEIDRVIRDYLYSGSAYMRAWVAYGEGRFQPALADYELAMKQSRTPGYIRLERGRVYALQGMFPAAIAEFRLASEALAKRENDRDEDVVFYNSRAMVEHSLALSYGKSGQLDSARAALGRSIGEDLSYFMAHVELGRLALAANDTVTAVSELALAADLAVDEPYVHYLHGSVLLSAGQAADAIAPLRKAIELEPLHAASHFELAQALERSGDKAEARASYQRFLTMAARRDVARRNQATERVAGLQP, from the coding sequence ATGCGCTCGTCCGCCATCCTGTTGCTCGCCGTGCTCCTCTCCGCCCCGGTGCAGTCGCAGGCACGACTCGGCGCGGTGGAGCGTCGTCCGCGTCTCGCCGCCGACGCCGACACCAACGACGCCAACGCCTACTTCGCCCATGGCGCGCGGATCCTCGAGGAGAAGCCCGCCGAGGCGGCACAGGCGTTCTACTGGGCCGCGCGGCTCGATCCGAGCTCGGCGGATGCGCTCGACGGGCGTCGTGCCGCGATGATCATGCGGCGGCCGGCGACGCTCAAGATGCACATCGAGGGCGGACGCCGCGCGCGCGAGTCGAAGGAGCTCAAGGCGCTCGACTCGCTCGCCCTGCGTGCCCTCCGGCTCGATCCGCTCTACTACCGGAAGTACGACCACACGATGCTCATGACGTACTACCGGACCCTCATGCGCGCCGACTATCCGACCGCCTCGCCGATGGAGATCGATCGCGTGATCCGCGACTATCTCTATAGCGGGTCGGCGTACATGCGCGCGTGGGTGGCGTACGGCGAAGGGCGATTCCAGCCCGCCCTCGCCGACTACGAGCTCGCGATGAAGCAGAGCCGCACGCCCGGCTACATCCGGCTCGAGCGCGGTCGCGTGTACGCCCTGCAGGGGATGTTCCCGGCGGCCATCGCGGAGTTCCGGCTCGCGAGCGAGGCCCTCGCCAAGCGCGAGAACGACCGTGACGAGGACGTCGTGTTCTACAACTCGCGCGCGATGGTGGAGCACAGCCTGGCCCTCTCCTATGGGAAGAGCGGGCAGCTCGACTCGGCGCGCGCCGCGCTCGGGCGATCCATCGGCGAGGACCTGTCGTACTTCATGGCGCACGTCGAGCTGGGTCGCCTCGCGCTGGCAGCCAACGACACCGTGACGGCGGTGAGTGAGCTCGCGCTCGCCGCGGACCTCGCGGTCGATGAACCGTACGTCCACTACCTCCATGGGAGCGTGCTGCTCTCCGCGGGGCAGGCGGCCGACGCGATCGCGCCGCTGCGGAAGGCGATCGAGCTCGAGCCGCTGCACGCGGCCTCGCACTTCGAGCTCGCCCAGGCGCTGGAGCGTTCCGGCGACAAGGCGGAGGCGCGCGCGAGCTACCAGCGGTTCCTGACGATGGCCGCGCGGCGCGACGTCGCCCGGCGGAACCAGGCGACCGAACGCGTCGCCGGGCTCCAGCCATGA
- a CDS encoding DUF393 domain-containing protein, with translation MSAGPILLYDGDCAFCARSVQFLLAHDRRRGDARFAAREGAAGRRLLAAHPRAAAVDSLVWIDTEGGVERAEVRYAAVLSIARYLGGLWALLAGFGWFLPRPVGDAAYDWVARRRRRLAGGADACVVFTPAERERVLD, from the coding sequence GTGAGCGCGGGCCCGATCCTCCTGTACGACGGCGACTGCGCCTTCTGCGCACGTTCGGTGCAGTTCCTCCTGGCGCACGACCGGCGTCGGGGTGACGCGCGCTTCGCGGCACGGGAGGGGGCGGCCGGCCGACGGCTGCTCGCCGCGCATCCGCGCGCGGCCGCGGTCGATTCGCTCGTGTGGATCGACACCGAGGGCGGTGTGGAGCGCGCCGAGGTGCGGTATGCGGCGGTCCTCTCGATCGCGCGCTACCTCGGCGGGCTCTGGGCGCTGCTCGCCGGGTTCGGCTGGTTCCTCCCGCGCCCGGTGGGCGATGCCGCGTACGACTGGGTCGCGCGGCGCCGGCGGCGCCTGGCCGGCGGGGCGGATGCGTGCGTGGTCTTCACGCCGGCCGAGCGGGAGCGGGTGCTGGACTGA
- a CDS encoding DUF4286 family protein, with protein sequence MITYEVTASVRDDLRGRYEVYLRERHIPDVLLTGLFEGADLLRDDDGRFRVRYEMADRETLERYLVTHAPRLRADVAAHFPDGIVFERAVWSALMAWPH encoded by the coding sequence GTGATCACGTATGAAGTCACCGCCAGCGTGCGCGACGACCTCCGGGGTCGCTACGAGGTCTATCTGCGCGAGCGGCACATCCCCGATGTGCTCCTGACAGGCCTCTTCGAGGGCGCGGATCTGCTGCGGGACGATGATGGGCGCTTCCGCGTCCGGTACGAGATGGCGGATCGCGAGACGCTCGAGCGTTACCTCGTCACCCACGCGCCGCGCCTGCGGGCCGACGTCGCGGCGCACTTCCCGGACGGGATCGTCTTCGAACGCGCGGTGTGGAGCGCGCTGATGGCATGGCCGCACTGA
- a CDS encoding alpha/beta hydrolase, whose amino-acid sequence MPLLAAPPATVRTRDGLDLPLRHWPCAAPRGRILLVHGLGEHIGRYAHVADYLVARGWDVVGYDQRGHGGAPGKRGVLGADGDLLADLDAVVDATRTSAPVPFVLLGHSMGGLLAAQFVAESRRPVDALVITSPALDPGLGFAQRLQLAIGLALVPDLPMGNQLDATRISHDPDVVRRYQTDPLVHDRVTARLAKALVDGGAAVLAHAPRWSVPTLLMWAGSDHLVSPKGSAAFAAAAPRSVVTAQCFEGLYHEILNERDAAPVFAALDAWLDPRRAAP is encoded by the coding sequence ATGCCCCTCCTCGCCGCTCCGCCGGCCACCGTGCGCACCCGCGACGGCCTCGACCTCCCGCTCCGGCACTGGCCCTGTGCCGCGCCGCGCGGCCGGATCCTGCTCGTGCACGGACTCGGCGAACACATCGGCCGGTATGCGCATGTGGCCGACTACCTCGTCGCCCGCGGCTGGGACGTCGTCGGGTACGATCAGCGGGGACACGGCGGTGCCCCGGGCAAGCGGGGCGTGCTCGGCGCGGACGGTGACCTCCTCGCGGACCTCGACGCGGTGGTCGATGCCACGCGGACGTCCGCGCCTGTCCCGTTCGTGCTCCTCGGACACAGCATGGGCGGCCTCCTCGCGGCGCAGTTCGTCGCCGAGTCGCGGCGGCCGGTCGATGCGCTCGTCATCACCTCGCCGGCCCTCGATCCGGGGCTCGGGTTCGCGCAACGCCTCCAGCTCGCGATCGGTCTGGCGCTCGTCCCCGACCTGCCGATGGGGAACCAGCTCGATGCGACGAGGATCTCGCATGACCCCGACGTCGTCCGGCGCTACCAGACCGATCCGCTGGTGCACGACCGCGTGACGGCGCGACTCGCCAAGGCGCTCGTCGATGGCGGCGCGGCCGTGCTCGCGCACGCCCCGCGTTGGTCGGTCCCCACGCTGCTCATGTGGGCGGGCAGCGATCACCTCGTGTCGCCCAAGGGGAGTGCCGCCTTCGCCGCGGCGGCACCGCGCAGCGTGGTCACCGCGCAGTGCTTCGAGGGGCTGTATCACGAGATCCTGAACGAGCGCGATGCCGCGCCCGTGTTCGCCGCACTGGACGCGTGGCTCGACCCGCGACGCGCCGCGCCCTGA
- a CDS encoding class I SAM-dependent methyltransferase produces MTQPDTARYDDGFYADQVDGSARAAAVVLPLVMGHLAVERVIDVGCGQGAWLAAAESLGARVLTGLDGPWVDRAKLRSARIVFHPTDLAQPLPDHGRHDLAISVEVAEHLPAARADGFVADLCRAADVVLFSAAVPHQGGTEHVNEERASRWIARFAAQGHDCFDLVRGAVWDDARVAWWYRQNLFVFVSRRSSLHARFAGAPLPPAPRDVVHPEAFEAKVGWLEGERQRLQRWTDHPTLGQALRVLWRALTGGRR; encoded by the coding sequence GTGACCCAGCCCGACACCGCGCGCTACGACGACGGATTCTACGCCGACCAGGTGGACGGCTCGGCGCGCGCCGCCGCCGTGGTGCTGCCGCTCGTGATGGGGCATCTCGCCGTGGAGCGCGTGATCGATGTGGGGTGCGGCCAGGGTGCCTGGCTCGCGGCCGCCGAGTCGCTGGGCGCGCGCGTGCTCACGGGGCTCGATGGTCCGTGGGTGGATCGCGCGAAGCTGCGGAGCGCGCGGATCGTGTTCCATCCGACCGACCTCGCGCAACCGCTCCCCGACCATGGTCGCCATGATCTCGCCATCTCGGTCGAGGTCGCCGAGCACCTGCCCGCGGCGCGCGCCGACGGTTTCGTCGCGGACCTCTGCCGCGCCGCGGACGTGGTCCTGTTCAGCGCGGCCGTGCCGCATCAGGGGGGCACCGAGCACGTGAACGAGGAGCGCGCGTCGCGCTGGATCGCGCGGTTCGCGGCGCAGGGCCACGACTGCTTCGACCTGGTGCGCGGCGCCGTGTGGGACGATGCGCGCGTGGCGTGGTGGTATCGCCAGAACCTCTTCGTCTTCGTCTCGCGCCGCTCCTCGCTCCATGCGCGGTTCGCGGGGGCGCCGTTGCCGCCGGCGCCGCGCGACGTGGTGCACCCCGAGGCGTTCGAGGCGAAGGTCGGCTGGCTCGAGGGTGAGCGGCAGCGCCTGCAGCGATGGACCGACCATCCGACGTTGGGGCAGGCGCTCCGGGTGCTCTGGCGCGCGCTCACCGGCGGTCGGCGCTAG
- a CDS encoding SMP-30/gluconolactonase/LRE family protein produces the protein MRPVGRTLLVVLASGLAAALAYLALWPVPVDPVAWAAPPDTGFTGPFAANTRLADLDTIPLGAHEGPEGVAQDAQGRVYVSTRHGVILRFTADGTDPVAWADTQGRPLGLDFDTAGTLFVADGERGLLAIDTAGTVRLLADSADGTRIEFADDLAVAADGMVYLSDASTKFGVRAQSDEQASVLDVIEHGGHGRLIGWDPRTGRASVVARGLQFANGVAMTPDEQAVFVCETGAYRIVRVAVTGAARGRVTPVLEGLPGFPDNISRGLDGRYWVALFAPRNALLDALSARPFLRKVIVRIPMALRPRAAEYGHIFAMDAGGRVLDDRQDPSGGFPKMTDVLETERWLFIGSLQGGTLARVAR, from the coding sequence ATGCGTCCCGTCGGCAGGACCCTCCTCGTGGTGCTCGCGTCCGGTCTCGCCGCCGCGCTCGCCTACCTCGCGCTCTGGCCGGTGCCCGTCGACCCGGTCGCGTGGGCCGCGCCGCCGGACACGGGCTTCACCGGTCCGTTCGCCGCGAATACGCGCTTGGCCGACCTCGACACGATCCCGCTCGGCGCGCACGAGGGTCCGGAAGGCGTGGCGCAGGATGCGCAGGGACGCGTCTATGTGTCCACCCGGCACGGCGTGATCCTCCGCTTCACCGCCGACGGCACCGATCCCGTCGCGTGGGCCGATACGCAGGGCCGTCCGCTCGGCCTCGACTTCGACACGGCGGGAACGCTCTTCGTCGCCGACGGAGAGCGCGGGCTGCTCGCGATCGACACCGCCGGGACGGTGCGCCTGCTCGCCGACTCGGCCGACGGCACGCGCATCGAGTTCGCTGACGACCTCGCGGTGGCGGCCGACGGGATGGTCTACCTCTCCGATGCGTCGACCAAGTTCGGTGTGCGCGCGCAGAGTGACGAGCAGGCGAGCGTGCTCGACGTGATCGAGCATGGTGGGCACGGACGCCTCATCGGGTGGGATCCGCGCACCGGCCGCGCGTCGGTCGTCGCGCGGGGACTCCAGTTCGCCAACGGCGTCGCGATGACGCCCGACGAGCAGGCGGTGTTCGTCTGCGAGACCGGCGCGTACCGCATCGTGCGCGTCGCGGTGACCGGGGCCGCGCGCGGCCGCGTGACCCCGGTCCTCGAGGGGCTGCCCGGCTTTCCCGACAACATCTCGCGCGGCCTCGATGGGCGATACTGGGTCGCGCTCTTCGCGCCGCGCAACGCGCTGCTCGACGCGCTCTCGGCGCGTCCGTTCCTGCGGAAGGTCATCGTCCGCATCCCCATGGCCCTGCGCCCGCGCGCGGCGGAGTACGGGCACATCTTCGCGATGGACGCCGGAGGGCGTGTGCTCGACGACCGGCAGGACCCGAGCGGCGGGTTCCCCAAGATGACCGACGTCCTCGAGACGGAGCGCTGGCTCTTCATCGGGTCGCTGCAGGGCGGCACGCTCGCGCGGGTGGCCCGGTGA
- a CDS encoding magnesium transporter, producing the protein MNQVPHDVTQQWSRNLSFEDDTIGRLMEPPPATFRTHETVREATQRVREVAKRVMLTYLFVVDAQGVLVGVVTMRDLVVAEDDDARLESLMLRDVFALQPAVPLADAMKLVVHRHYPVYPVTDAGGKLLGQVRGSAMFEEQAIEISAQPGRMVGVAEEERLLTPWTRSLKFRHPWLQLNLLTAFIAAGVVGLFQQTLDNMVILALFLPVLAGQSGNTGCQALAVTLRGLTLGELKAGTERMLVAKEALLGFFNGALVGVTAGTGMFIVATVQGNPDRLGLSLIVALAMTVSCVVSGISGALIPLTLRRVGADPATASSIFLTTATDVASMGVFLGLATVFLT; encoded by the coding sequence ATGAACCAGGTGCCCCACGACGTCACGCAGCAGTGGTCGCGCAATCTCTCGTTCGAGGACGACACCATCGGCCGGTTGATGGAGCCGCCGCCGGCGACCTTCCGCACGCACGAGACGGTCCGCGAGGCGACGCAGCGGGTGCGCGAGGTCGCCAAGCGCGTGATGCTCACCTACCTGTTCGTGGTCGATGCGCAGGGCGTGCTCGTGGGCGTGGTCACCATGCGCGACCTCGTGGTGGCGGAGGATGACGACGCGCGACTCGAGTCGCTCATGCTGCGCGACGTCTTCGCGCTCCAGCCCGCCGTGCCGCTCGCCGATGCGATGAAGCTCGTGGTGCACCGGCACTATCCGGTCTACCCGGTGACCGACGCCGGCGGCAAGCTGCTGGGGCAGGTGCGCGGCAGCGCGATGTTCGAGGAGCAGGCGATCGAGATCAGCGCGCAGCCCGGCCGCATGGTCGGTGTCGCCGAGGAGGAGCGGCTGCTCACGCCGTGGACGCGCAGCCTCAAGTTCCGGCATCCCTGGCTGCAGCTCAACCTGCTCACGGCGTTCATCGCCGCGGGCGTGGTCGGCCTCTTCCAGCAGACGCTCGACAACATGGTCATCCTCGCGCTCTTCCTTCCCGTGCTCGCCGGCCAGTCGGGGAACACGGGCTGTCAGGCGCTCGCGGTCACGTTGCGCGGCCTCACGCTCGGCGAGCTGAAGGCGGGGACCGAGCGGATGCTCGTCGCGAAGGAGGCGCTCCTCGGCTTCTTCAACGGCGCGCTGGTCGGCGTCACCGCGGGCACGGGGATGTTCATCGTCGCCACGGTCCAGGGGAACCCGGACCGCCTCGGGCTCTCGCTGATCGTCGCGCTCGCGATGACGGTCAGCTGCGTGGTGAGCGGGATCTCAGGGGCGCTCATCCCGCTCACGCTGCGCCGGGTGGGGGCCGACCCGGCGACGGCGTCGAGCATCTTCCTCACGACCGCCACCGACGTCGCGAGCATGGGCGTGTTCCTCGGGCTGGCGACGGTCTTCCTGACGTGA
- a CDS encoding PQQ-dependent sugar dehydrogenase codes for MRPLRHLAFPLVALVALVVVGCARAAGADAQGGPASPQPASREDVVRAQTFTSGLVHPWALAFMPDGRLLVTERPGRLRIVGADGMLSAPLAGVPTVYAEGQGGLLDVALDPQFATNRTIYLSYAEPEGGLAGTAVARATLGDAGLSDVRVIYRQRPKLRGAGHFGSRLVFAADGKLFITQGDRQGYRDRAQDLTQGMGKFMRINPDGTIPPDNPFVGRDDAQPEIWSYGHRNAQAAALDPATGRLWTIEHGARGGDELNHPERGRNYGWPVITYGRDYSGARIGEGTAKEGLEQPVYYWDPVIAPSGLAFYSADAIPGWKGSLLIGSMTPGGLVRLELDGERVVKEERYLGDLRERFRDVAVGPDGMVYVVTDSPNGRVLRITPITR; via the coding sequence ATGCGTCCGCTCCGTCATCTCGCGTTCCCGCTCGTCGCGCTCGTCGCGCTCGTCGTCGTCGGTTGTGCCCGCGCCGCGGGCGCGGATGCGCAGGGCGGTCCGGCCTCGCCGCAGCCGGCGAGCCGGGAGGACGTCGTCCGCGCACAGACGTTCACGAGCGGCCTCGTGCACCCGTGGGCACTCGCGTTCATGCCCGACGGACGGTTGCTCGTGACGGAGCGGCCGGGGCGGCTGCGGATCGTGGGCGCCGACGGGATGCTCTCGGCGCCCCTCGCCGGCGTGCCGACCGTCTACGCCGAGGGACAGGGCGGGCTGCTCGATGTCGCACTCGACCCGCAGTTCGCGACGAATCGCACGATCTATCTGTCGTACGCCGAGCCGGAGGGCGGACTCGCGGGCACGGCGGTCGCCCGCGCGACGCTCGGTGACGCGGGACTCTCCGATGTGCGGGTGATCTATCGTCAGCGCCCCAAGCTCCGCGGGGCGGGGCACTTCGGTTCACGCCTCGTCTTTGCCGCCGACGGCAAGCTCTTCATCACGCAGGGCGACCGGCAGGGCTATCGCGATCGCGCGCAGGACCTGACGCAGGGGATGGGCAAGTTCATGCGCATCAACCCAGACGGGACGATCCCGCCGGACAATCCGTTCGTCGGCCGCGACGACGCACAGCCGGAGATCTGGTCCTACGGGCATCGCAATGCGCAGGCGGCGGCGCTCGATCCCGCGACCGGTCGGCTGTGGACCATCGAGCACGGCGCGCGCGGCGGCGATGAGCTCAATCATCCCGAGCGCGGCCGGAACTACGGCTGGCCGGTGATCACCTATGGTCGGGACTACTCCGGTGCGCGGATCGGGGAGGGCACGGCGAAGGAAGGGCTCGAGCAACCCGTCTACTATTGGGACCCGGTCATCGCGCCGTCGGGTCTCGCGTTCTACTCGGCCGATGCGATCCCCGGGTGGAAGGGGAGCCTGCTGATCGGCTCGATGACGCCGGGCGGGCTCGTCCGCCTCGAGCTCGATGGCGAGCGCGTGGTGAAGGAGGAGCGCTACCTCGGCGACCTTCGCGAACGGTTCCGCGACGTCGCGGTCGGTCCCGACGGCATGGTCTACGTCGTGACCGACAGTCCCAACGGGCGCGTCCTGCGCATCACTCCCATCACGCGCTGA
- a CDS encoding amidohydrolase: MRLHLPALRRRVILGAILLTAACGRETVPDVILFNGRIWSGDSTIADATAIAVKGDRILAIGRDADVRRLAGDGTTAIDLDGRRVIPGFHDAHWHLPTRRSADLVGAKDPEEIIARLRAFADSVPADAWLTGRGWTPDMFPRNTAHRRYLDTAFPDRPVLLTDRDGHQTLANQRALAIAGVGIETPEPAGGAIIRDVGGAPTGLLQETASQLVRKELPDPDANEVYAALRYEMHRAASLGLTALQVANALGDAEQAAFDRARTEDSLLVRFRVALPFIQVPGDSAFAAWRALGERWSGPLLRTGIAKGMLDGTVDAATAAMLAPYAIGGQTGLPRWSDADLADAVTRYDSAGIQVELHAIGDRAVRMALDAFGAAAARNGPRDRRHRVEHLEVPDPADLPRFRELGVIASTQAIFATPDATTMTNYVPMLGPVRETHAMPFKALDDAGAMQAFGSDYPVFPMDPLLGTWIAVTRQLPDGSPAGGWQPQHRIDVEAALRHYTHGSAYAAFREQELGTLAPGMLADLVVLSEEIIGTAPTALLRAKPVLTMMGGRVTHRAADFSAAGGASRP, from the coding sequence ATGCGCCTCCACCTCCCTGCCCTCCGTCGCCGCGTCATCCTCGGCGCGATCCTGCTCACCGCCGCCTGCGGCCGCGAGACGGTCCCCGATGTCATCCTGTTCAACGGCCGTATCTGGAGCGGCGACTCGACGATCGCCGATGCGACGGCGATCGCGGTGAAGGGAGACCGGATCCTCGCCATCGGTCGCGATGCCGACGTGCGACGACTCGCCGGAGACGGGACCACCGCGATCGATCTCGATGGCCGGCGCGTGATCCCCGGCTTCCACGATGCGCACTGGCACCTGCCCACGCGGCGCTCCGCCGACCTGGTCGGCGCGAAGGATCCGGAGGAGATCATCGCGCGACTCAGGGCCTTCGCCGACTCCGTCCCCGCCGACGCCTGGCTCACGGGGCGCGGGTGGACGCCGGACATGTTCCCGCGGAACACCGCGCATCGACGGTACCTCGACACCGCGTTCCCCGACCGACCGGTCCTCCTCACCGATCGCGATGGGCATCAGACCCTCGCCAACCAGCGCGCGCTCGCGATCGCCGGCGTGGGGATCGAGACGCCGGAGCCGGCGGGCGGCGCGATCATCCGCGATGTGGGCGGCGCGCCGACCGGACTGCTGCAGGAGACGGCGAGCCAACTCGTCCGCAAGGAGCTCCCCGACCCCGACGCGAACGAGGTCTATGCCGCGCTGCGCTACGAGATGCATCGCGCCGCGTCGCTCGGCCTGACGGCGCTGCAGGTGGCGAACGCGCTCGGGGACGCCGAGCAGGCGGCCTTCGATCGCGCGCGCACGGAGGACTCGCTGCTCGTGCGGTTCCGCGTGGCGTTGCCATTCATCCAGGTCCCCGGCGATTCCGCCTTCGCGGCCTGGCGCGCGCTGGGGGAGCGGTGGTCGGGACCGCTGCTGCGCACGGGGATCGCGAAGGGGATGCTCGACGGGACCGTCGATGCGGCGACGGCGGCGATGCTCGCCCCCTACGCGATCGGCGGGCAGACCGGACTCCCGCGCTGGAGCGACGCCGACCTCGCCGATGCCGTGACGCGCTACGACAGCGCGGGGATCCAGGTGGAGCTGCACGCGATCGGCGATCGCGCGGTGCGGATGGCGCTCGATGCGTTCGGCGCGGCGGCCGCGCGCAACGGGCCGCGCGACCGTCGGCACCGCGTGGAGCACCTCGAGGTGCCCGACCCCGCCGACCTCCCGCGCTTCCGCGAGCTGGGCGTGATCGCGTCCACGCAGGCGATCTTCGCCACGCCGGACGCGACGACGATGACCAACTACGTCCCGATGCTCGGGCCCGTCCGCGAGACGCACGCGATGCCGTTCAAGGCCCTCGACGACGCGGGCGCGATGCAGGCGTTCGGCAGCGACTACCCCGTCTTCCCCATGGACCCGCTCCTCGGCACCTGGATCGCGGTGACGCGCCAGCTGCCCGACGGCTCACCGGCGGGCGGTTGGCAGCCGCAGCATCGGATCGACGTGGAGGCGGCGCTCCGGCACTACACGCACGGATCGGCCTACGCGGCCTTCCGCGAGCAGGAGCTCGGAACGCTCGCGCCGGGGATGCTCGCCGATCTCGTCGTGCTCTCGGAGGAGATCATCGGGACGGCGCCCACCGCGCTGCTGCGCGCGAAGCCGGTCCTCACGATGATGGGCGGGCGCGTCACGCATCGCGCCGCGGACTTCAGCGCCGCGGGCGGTGCATCCCGACCATGA
- a CDS encoding acyloxyacyl hydrolase yields MTVRGRWTAGRTAFGVVLAMTALLFDAATAGAQSERLDPRNGALEFWGALSGRSPQWGILGETPHMRFGQLAVRLSRPIGARAAEGEFPTLEWTIDVIPLARLSPPLVSLRGAGVPCPTAALCVLPPDPADGSGLFPPGAPLGAGIAPLGLVRRFHRRGPVSPWIGVSGGALLFSERVPTTQAAQFNFTASAEVGLRFGPPTERGITLAYRFHHISNAGTAGENPGVASHLLMVGMHRPRR; encoded by the coding sequence GTGACGGTGCGCGGACGGTGGACGGCGGGTCGCACGGCGTTCGGTGTGGTGCTCGCCATGACGGCGCTCCTGTTCGACGCCGCCACCGCGGGCGCGCAGTCCGAGCGACTCGACCCGCGCAATGGCGCGCTCGAGTTCTGGGGCGCGCTCAGCGGGCGGTCGCCGCAGTGGGGGATCCTCGGCGAGACCCCGCACATGCGCTTCGGCCAGCTCGCCGTGCGGCTCTCGCGCCCCATCGGCGCGCGCGCCGCGGAGGGCGAGTTCCCGACGCTCGAGTGGACGATCGACGTCATCCCGCTCGCGCGGCTGAGTCCGCCGCTCGTGAGCCTGCGCGGTGCCGGCGTGCCATGCCCGACCGCGGCGCTCTGCGTTCTGCCGCCCGATCCGGCGGACGGGAGCGGCCTCTTCCCGCCGGGTGCGCCGCTCGGCGCCGGTATCGCGCCGCTGGGACTCGTGCGCCGCTTCCATCGTCGCGGACCCGTCTCGCCCTGGATCGGCGTGTCGGGCGGGGCGTTGCTCTTCAGCGAACGCGTGCCCACCACGCAGGCCGCACAGTTCAACTTCACGGCGAGCGCGGAGGTGGGGTTGCGCTTCGGCCCGCCGACCGAGCGTGGCATCACGCTCGCCTACCGCTTCCATCACATCTCGAACGCGGGCACGGCCGGCGAGAATCCCGGCGTCGCCTCGCATCTCCTCATGGTCGGGATGCACCGCCCGCGGCGCTGA